In bacterium, the genomic stretch TATATTAAAGAGCAGTTAAATAAACTTATTAAAGTAGCAAAAAAAAATGGAAAATGTGTTGCTATTGGACATGCAAAAAAAGAAACATTAAAGGTATTAAAAGAAAAATTACCTGAACTGAAAGAAGAAGGTATAAAAATAGTTCCTGCCTCTGCATTAGTTGAATAAATTCCTCCTCCCGGAACCATGTTCCAGAAAAAAGGTGAAGGTCTATGATAATAATTGGTATAGAAACATCCTGTGATGAAACAAGTATTGGTATTTTAGAAAATAATAAATTATTAGCAAATATTGTTGCTTCACAGGAAGATATACACTCTAAATTTGGTGGTGTTGTTCCTGAACTTGCAAGCAGGCAACACTTAGAGAAGATAGATATTCTTTTTAATATTGCTGTTGAAAAAACCAAAATTAATATTAACAATATAAATTATATTGGTGTCACATCTCAACCAGGACTTAAAGGTTCATTAATTGTTGGTGTTTCATTTGCGTCGGGGCTTTCTTTTTCTTTAAAAAAACCAATTTATAAAATTGACCATTTAAAAGCACATATATCAGCAAATTATTTTGATGAAAATATTGAGTTTCCTGCAATTGGACTTGTGATTTCCGGAGGGCATACTTCTTTTTACTATCTTAAAAACCATATTGATTTTGAACTTTTAGGAAGAACTCTTGATGATGCCTGTGGAGAAGTATTTGACAAAGTTGGCAGAATGTTAGCCCTTCCCTTTCCTGGTGGACCACAAATAGAAAAAAACGCAAAAGAAGGAGATGAAAATAAAATAAAATTTCCAGTTGCCTTAATTTCAAAAAACTCCCTTGATTTCAGTTTTAGTGGATTGAAAACAGCAGTTAATTATCACATTAAAAAAAA encodes the following:
- the tsaD gene encoding tRNA (adenosine(37)-N6)-threonylcarbamoyltransferase complex transferase subunit TsaD; its protein translation is MIIIGIETSCDETSIGILENNKLLANIVASQEDIHSKFGGVVPELASRQHLEKIDILFNIAVEKTKININNINYIGVTSQPGLKGSLIVGVSFASGLSFSLKKPIYKIDHLKAHISANYFDENIEFPAIGLVISGGHTSFYYLKNHIDFELLGRTLDDACGEVFDKVGRMLALPFPGGPQIEKNAKEGDENKIKFPVALISKNSLDFSFSGLKTAVNYHIKKNGLNNIPDICASFQKVVADTLCIKIERAINRYKVKSLLLGGGVVQNEYIRGRIKEKIGEKIKLFIPEKKLCMDNGGMVAILTYFLIKYGVKPSENKIEVIPTVEI